A window of the Helianthus annuus cultivar XRQ/B chromosome 4, HanXRQr2.0-SUNRISE, whole genome shotgun sequence genome harbors these coding sequences:
- the LOC110883020 gene encoding cell surface glycoprotein 1-like translates to MSSSESGLSDTVDPVAIVSDDEIVPDHEIFTSDTESDDDDDFQPFALPDFCDDIPHADSLPDEDPFLVPIPDQDHLILGHPDDEYVVVPILAPFPIAAFPLEDLPFDALSDDDDDLFIDGPPDAAQGDGVPADDVIVIPLAEIPIVEISFDHSGPDFFESVSSTTLHALGLQRYPTDSDSDTAMFAAPIPPQDFEFDDEFGHELDFVLDDQPFDAPADLEPIPADPESIPAPEPLPVPDPLPNHDPVPVDIPIDAPLVPDPIPAPADHVVFADQIDPHYAFTRNGWIEDDGDMPPFVEPVTPPPAPAPTYAPVDVAPFHPHVSDIHRTDLPITFLQEIPPPRLGEGPSSQQPGHVPPMSAAFPFMPQFTPAAHFTSAPPGEPLIWFPPNTMPVSDPYHPSHFIDYTRDELLLSL, encoded by the coding sequence atgtccTCATCTGAGAGTGGACTGTCAGATACTGTAGACCCCGTGGCCATTGTTTCGGACGATGAGATTGTCCCAGACCATGAGATTTTTACCTCTGACACTGAGAGTGACGATGACGATGATTTCCAGCCCTTTGCATTACCTGATTTTTGCGACGATATACCGCATGCTGATAGTTTACCCGACGAGGATCCTTTTCTTGTTCCTATTCCTGACCAGGACCATCTCATCCTCGGACATCCCGACGATGAGTATGTCGTGGTTCCGATCCTCGCCCCTTTTCCTATTGCGGCTTTTCCTCTCGAGGATTTGCCTTTTGATGCTTTgtctgatgatgatgacgatcTTTTCATTGATGGTCCCCCTGATGCTGCTCAGGGAGATGGAGTTCCAGCTGATGATGTCATTGTTATTCCACTTGCTGAGATTCCTATCGTTGAGATTTCATTTGATCATTCTGGTCCTGATTTTTTCGAGTCTGTATCATCCACTACTTTGCATGCACTGGGATTGCAGCGTTACCCCActgattctgattctgacacGGCTATGTTTGCCGCACCTATTCCTCCACAGGACTTTGAGTTTGATGATGAATTTGGACATGAGCTTGACTTTGTTCTCGACGATCAGCCTTTTGATGCACCCGCTGATCTCGAGCCGATACCCGCTGACCCTGAGTCTATACCAGCACCCGAGCCTTTACCTGTTCCTGATCCCCTGCCTAACCATGACCCTGTACCTGTTGACATACCTATTGATGCACCACTTGTACCTGACCCGATCCCTGCACCCGCTGACCATGTTGTTTTTGCTGATCAGATAGATCCCCATTACGCATTCACCCGCAATGGGTGGATAGAGGATGATGGCGATATGCCTCCTTTTGTTGAGCCTGTTACTCCCCCACCTGCACCTGCACCTACATATGCACCTGTTGACGTTGCCCCGTTTCACCCACATGTGTCTGATATACACCGAACTGACCTGCCGATCACATTCTTGCAGGAAATCCCTCCACCCCGTCTAGGGGAAGGTCCATCCAGCCAACAACCTGGCCATGTTCCTCCTATGTCAGCAGCATTCCCTTTCATGCCTCAGTTTACACCTGCTGCTCATTTTACTTCCGCACCACCAGGCGAGCCACTCATATGGTTTCCGCCCAACACTATGCCAGTTTCTGATCCATACCATCCCTCCCACTTCATTGACTACACGAGGGATGAACTACTCCTGTCCTTGTAG
- the LOC110886191 gene encoding uncharacterized protein LOC110886191, with amino-acid sequence MLDLNPNFNDHRTNHHHRFTGATAGVQFRLETTDEDSGVFSPPLWRSTSPPDSPVRFPNARSLSPASRAQAIARGQREMMEMVNSMPETSYELSLKDMVEQRRDFTDASVDETQSVEDGERRLIPTGQQSQRRRKSKSGSVKRQESSKNGRIVVKNGSMNRNHNSGLLINMFLPFSIGSKKKKTIRTNSYSYRNGNNVAGVKSSPTADLLEKSGDGDRREWWKKFTDSGYSEGSGVTSSSGGESTGRSGSSGSSGSSTAGSLRNNSDRRKDGCTSGCWSLFPYRKKKS; translated from the exons ATGCTTGAtctaaaccctaatttcaacgACCACCGCACAAATCACCACCACCGCTTCACCGGCGCCACCGCCGGCGTCCAGTTCCGGCTAGAAACAACGGATGAGGACTCCGGCGTCTTTTCTCCGCCGCTGTGGCGGAGCACAAGTCCACCGGACAGTCCGGTTAGGTTTCCGAATGCTCGATCGTTATCTCCGGCGTCGAGAGCTCAGGCGATCGCCAGAGGACAACGAGAGATGATGGAGATGGTGAATAGCATGCCGGAAACATCGTACGAGTTATCGTTGAAGGATATGGTTGAACAGAGGCGCGACTTTACGGACGCTAGCGTTGACGAGACACAGAGCGTAGAGGACGGCGAACGGCGGTTGATTCCCACCGGTCAACAGAGTCAACGGCGGAGGAAGAGCAAATCCGGTAGCGTTAAGCGGCAGGAGAGTAGTAAAAATGGACGGATCGTTGTGAAAAACGGAAGCATGAATCGGAATCATAATTCAGGTCTTTTGATTAACATGTTTTTACCGTTTTCAATCGGATCTAAAAAGAAGAAAACTATTCGAACGAATTCATACAGTTACCGTAACGGGAATAATGTCGCCGGAGTAAAATCATCGCCGACGGCGGATTTGCTAGAGAAATCCGGTGACGGTGACCGGAGGGAGTGGTGGAAGAAGTTTACGGATTCCGGTTACAGTGAAGGCTCTGGAGTAACTAGTAGCAGCGGCGGAGAGAGTACCGGAAGGAGTGGTAGCAGTGGCAGCTCCGGTAGCAGCACCGCCGGAAGTCTCCGGAATAATAGTGACAG GAGAAAAGATGGTTGCACGAGCGGTTGTTGGTCATTGTTCCCCTATAGAAAGAAAAAATCATAA